CTTCCTCGCGGCGCTGCAGCTCGGCGGACTCGATGGCCGCCGCGGCCGCGGCCGCCTGCGCCGGCGTTTCACCCGGCGTTTCGTCGCGCTTGACGAAGGTGCGCTTCTTCACCACCTGCACCTGGATCGTGCGGGCCTTGCCGGAGGCATCGGCCTGCTTGATCTCGCTGGTGCTCTTGCGGGTCAGCGTGATCTTGTTGCGCGCGGCGGCAGCAGTGCCGTGCGAGGTGCGCAGGTAGTCGAGCAGACGCTCCTTGTCAGTCTCGGTGAGCTGATCGTCAGGAGACTTCTTCGCGACACCGGCAGACTGCAGCTGCTCGAGCAGCGTCCCCGCGGGACGGTTGAGCTCGGCTGCGAACTGGGCGACGGTGGTCACGGCCATGGGCGGTTTTCCTTGCGTAACTTCTCTGGCGTTTCGGGAGGGGTTCAGTGCGGCTTTCAGGCCGTGAACCAGTGCTCCCGCGCCTTCATGATCAGGGCCTTGGCCTCGGCGTCGGCCAGACCGGTCAGTTCGACCAGTTCGTCGACGGCCAGATCGGCCAGGTCGTCGCGGCTGTGCACGCCGCCGGTAGCGAGCTTGTCGATCAGCTCCGAGTTCAGGCCCTGGCCCTGGAATTCCAGGTCGCGCAAGTCCTGCGACACCTCTTCCACCGATTCCTCGCGGGCGATTTCCATCGTCAGCAAGGCATCCTTGGCGCGGTTGCGCAGCTCATGCACGGTGTCCTCGTCGAAGGATTCGATCTCCAGCATCTCCTGAATCGGCACGTAGGCCACTTCTTCGAGGCTGCCGAAACCTTCGGCGATCAGGATGTCGGCGACTTCCTCGTCGACATCAAGCTTCTCGACGAACAGCTTGCGCACCGACTCGGACTCCTGGGCCTGCTTGGCCTGGGATTCTTCGGCGGTCATGATGTTGATGCGCCAGCCGGTCAGCTCGGACGCGAGGCGCACGTTCTGGCCGCCACGGCCGATGGCGATGGCGAGGTTCTCCTCGTCGACCACCACATCCATGGCGTGCTTTTCTTCGTCGACCACGATCGACACCACGTTCGCCGGCGCCAGCGCGCCGATCACGAACTGCGCCGGGTCTTCGCTCCACAGCACGATGTCGACACGCTCGCCGGCCAGCTCGTTGGTGACCGCGTTGACACGCGAACCACGCACGCCGACACAGGTGCCGATCGGGTCAACCCGGCGGTCGTGCGAGATCACGGCGATCTTGGCGCGGCTGCCCGAATCACGGGCGCAGCTCTTGATCTCGAGCAGGCCCTGCTCGATCTCGGGCACTTCCTGGCGGAACAGCTCGATCATGAAGCCGGGCGCCGAGCGCGACAGCATGATCTGCGCGCCGCGGGCGGTGGGATCGACGCCGGTGATGAAGGCCCGCACACGGTCACCCGAGCGCAGGTTTTCCTTCGGGATCATCTCGCTGCGCTTCAGGCGCCCTTCGACACGACCGCTCTCGACGATGATGTCGCCCTTGTCGAGGCGCTTGACCGTGCCGACGAAGATCTGGTCACCGCGCGACATGAAGTCGTTGAGCAGCTGCTCGCGCTCGGCATCGCGGATCTTCTGCAGGATCACCTGCTTGGCCGCCATGGCGCCGATGCGGCCGATTGGCACCGACGGAATCGGCTCTTCGATGTAGTCGCCCACCTCGATCTCGGCAATGCGGTCGATCGCATCGCTGAGCATCTCTTCGGCGTCGGGGTTCTGCAGGCCGGCCTCGTCGGGCACCACCAGCCAGCGACGGAAGGTCTCGTAGTCGCCGGATTCACGGTCGACCGCCACGCGAATGTCCACCTCGCCGCCATGCAGCTTCTTGGTGGCCTGCGCCAGCGCGGCCTCGACCGCGCCGAACACCACGTCGCGATCGACGTTCTTCTCGCGCGAGATGGCATCGACCAGCATCAACATTTCGCGGTTCATCAGTTCTGACCTCCGTCTTCCTTTTCGGCCTCGGCGCGGTGGGCGGCCGACTCTTCTTCGGCCGACGCGCCACCGCGCCGCCCCTTGAAGTCAACCACCGGCACCAGGCGCGCCTCGCGCACTTCTTCCAGCGAAAAATCCAGCGCCTCGCGCACAGGCGCCACCGTGGCCGAGTCGCCCTTGGCCACCTTGGCAGTGCGCGCAGCGGTCTTCACCGCCGGCTTGCCACCCTTGCGCAAACGCGCCGGCTTGTCAGATTCGGCCGGCAGCTCGAGCCGCCAGGCGGTTTCACCCGCACCGGCCA
This portion of the Aquabacterium sp. OR-4 genome encodes:
- the nusA gene encoding transcription termination factor NusA, which translates into the protein MNREMLMLVDAISREKNVDRDVVFGAVEAALAQATKKLHGGEVDIRVAVDRESGDYETFRRWLVVPDEAGLQNPDAEEMLSDAIDRIAEIEVGDYIEEPIPSVPIGRIGAMAAKQVILQKIRDAEREQLLNDFMSRGDQIFVGTVKRLDKGDIIVESGRVEGRLKRSEMIPKENLRSGDRVRAFITGVDPTARGAQIMLSRSAPGFMIELFRQEVPEIEQGLLEIKSCARDSGSRAKIAVISHDRRVDPIGTCVGVRGSRVNAVTNELAGERVDIVLWSEDPAQFVIGALAPANVVSIVVDEEKHAMDVVVDEENLAIAIGRGGQNVRLASELTGWRINIMTAEESQAKQAQESESVRKLFVEKLDVDEEVADILIAEGFGSLEEVAYVPIQEMLEIESFDEDTVHELRNRAKDALLTMEIAREESVEEVSQDLRDLEFQGQGLNSELIDKLATGGVHSRDDLADLAVDELVELTGLADAEAKALIMKAREHWFTA